A DNA window from Pleurodeles waltl isolate 20211129_DDA chromosome 12, aPleWal1.hap1.20221129, whole genome shotgun sequence contains the following coding sequences:
- the LOC138267102 gene encoding uncharacterized protein F54H12.2-like, whose protein sequence is MAFVHCASGECAKSELDPFSLKPTQTSIENSFFMEVSPLAALTPLAPIEFYVSGSTDMYLDLNNTLLHLVCKITKASGTNIEDDAKVAPIACPIATMFNQVDINLGDRLVTQSDNMYAYRAYIESILNYSREALDIQLLAGLFYKDTEAHLEDTALDGSNVGFKKRASFAAGSRQFDLLGRIHSDLFFQDKLLINGIDLKIKLNRNKDAFCLISGDAEQYKLVILSVSLLVKRVKVSQSVRLAHATALQLLNAKYAIERRALKIFSIPAGTRLTLQQNLFLGQLLKLIIIGFVDNTAFSGLYTSNPFNFKHYDINYAVLVHEGAVIPAKPLTPSFGTSNFVREYLGLVSITGKHLRDSGIIVSRERYGSGYTLFAFNLTSDMEDGDHYNLIKNGNLKAEIHFTQALTTNVNMVVFSVFDSIIQVNHACQLMFDYH, encoded by the coding sequence atggccttcgtacactgtgcctcGGGTGAATGTGCCAAATCAGAGCTAGATCCGTTTTCacttaaacccacacagaccagcatcgagaacagttttttcatggaagtatcgcctctagccgctctgacacctctggcaccaatagagttttatgtgtcagggtcaACGGacatgtatctggatctcaacaacaccCTGTTACACCTcgtatgtaaaataaccaaagcgagcggcaccaacatcgaggatgatgctaaagtggcacCGATCGCCTgccccatcgcaaccatgtttaatcaagtggacattaacctgggcgatcgactcgtcacgcagagtgataatatgtacgcctacagggcatacatagagagtattctaaattatagtcgcgaaGCCCTGGACATACAACTTTTAGCGGGCCTCTTCTATAAAGATACTGAAGCGCATTTGGAGGACACGGCGTTGGACGGTTCCAAcgttggttttaaaaaaagagccagctttgcAGCCGGCAGTAGACAATTTGATCTCCTGGgccgcatacattcagaccttttcttccaagataagcttctaaTCAATGGTATAGATCTTAAAATCAAGCTCAACCGCAACAAGGAcgcattctgtctcatcagcggcgatgcagaacagtataaactggttatattgtccgtgAGTCtgcttgtaaagagagtgaaagtgtcacagagtgtcagactggcccatgctacagctttacaactattgaacgcaaagtacgccattgaaagacgtgctctgaagatattcagcatccctgcTGGAACTAGATTAACACTGCAGCAGAACCTATTTCTGGGTCAGTTactgaaactcatcatcatagggtttgtggacaatacagcttttagcggactctatacctcaaaccctttcaacttcaaacactacgatatcAACTACGCCGTTTTGGTCCACGAGGGTGCTGTTATCCCAGCAAAACCACTCACTccaagttttggaacatccaattttgtccgggaatatctcggactggtctcgataacgggcaAACATCTGCGGGACTCAGGAATCATTGTTTCAAGAGAGAGGTATGGGTCTGGCTATACACTGTTTGCGTTCAACCTGACGTCTGAtatggaagatggtgaccactacaatttgatcaaaaatggaaatctaaaagctgaaatacatttTACTCAGGCCTTGAcgaccaatgtgaacatggttgtattctctgtatttgaCAGCATTATTCAGGTAAATCACGCCTGCcaacttatgtttgactatcattaa